The Triplophysa dalaica isolate WHDGS20190420 chromosome 5, ASM1584641v1, whole genome shotgun sequence genome window below encodes:
- the rbm17 gene encoding splicing factor 45: MSLYDDLGVATSDTKTEGWSKNFKLLQSQLKVKKAALTQAKTQRTRQSNVLAPVIDLKRGNTSDDRQISDTPPNIAAGVKDSVSGGFSSGEVLIPLADEYDPMFPNDYEKVVKRHREERQKQREQERQKEIEEREKKRKERHDGGGGAPSGFSRFPTEGDSDEDEEYEREKRKRTVGGAAIAPPTSLMEQNSSFSYEDDGRQRSKAAIPPPVFEDSDRPRSPPGPTNTFLANMGGTVAHKIMQKYGFREGQGLGKHEQGLSTALSVEKTSKRGGKIIVGDSAEKTSGSSQNVVDPHGSGASADASKKNEANPLTEILKCPTKVVLLRNMVGRGEVDEDLEAETKEECEKYGKVTKCVIFEIPGVIEEEAVRIFLEFERVESAIKAVVDLNGRYFGGRVVKACFYNLDKFRVLNLGEQV, from the exons ATGTCTTTATACGACGATCTGGGAGTCGCAACCAGCGACACCAAAACAGAAGGATGGTCGAAAAACTTCAAACTGCTTCAGTCTCAACTGAAAGTAAAGAAAGCTGCACTGACACAAGCAAAG ACTCAGAGGACGAGGCAGTCTAATGTTTTGGCCCCCGTTATTGATCTAAAGAGAGGAAATACATCAGATGACAGACAGATCTCTGATACACCTCCAAACATTGCTGCTGGAGTGAAG GACTCTGTGTCAGGTGGCTTTTCATCGGGCGAGGTGCTGATCCCATTGGCTGATGAGTACGACCCCATGTTCCCCAACGACTATGAGAAAGTGGTAAAGAGACATCGAGAGGAAcgacagaaacagagagaacAGGAGCGACAGAAAGAGattgaggagagagagaa GAAACGCAAAGAGAGGCACGACGGTGGAGGCGGAGCTCCCAGTGGATTTTCACGTTTCCCAACGGAGGGTGATTCAGACGAGGACGAAGAgtatgaaagagaaaagaggaagagga CTGTCGGTGGAGCTGCCATTGCCCCTCCCACGTCACTGATGGAGCAAAACT CATCATTCTCATATGAAGATGATGGTCGCCAGCGGTCGAAAGCAGCGATACCACCTCCTGTGTTTGAGGATTCTGACAGACCCCGATCTCCACCGGGACCAACCAATACATTCCTGGCCAACATGGG GGGTACAGTGGCTCATAAAATCATGCAGAAGTATGGATTCCGGGAAGGGCAGGGCCTGGGGAAACATGAGCAAGGTTTGAGTACAGCGCTCTCAGTGGAGAAAACCAGCAAGCGGGGGGGCAAGATCATTGTTGGAGACTCTGCAGAAAAGA catcaggatcaagtcagaaTGTGGTTGATCCACACGGATCAGGGGCATCAG CGGACGCATCAAAGAAAAACGAAGCCAATCCACTTACAGAGATTCTCAAGTGTCCTACCAAAGTGGTGTTGCTGCGG AACATGGTTGGAAGGGGAGAGGTGGATGAAGACCTTGAAGCCGAGACTAAAGAAGAGTGCGAAAAATATGGCAAGGTTACCAAGTGTGTCATCTTTGAG ATTCCCGGTGTCATAGAGGAAGAGGCTGTCCGCATTTTCCTGGAGTTTGAGCGGGTAGAATCGGCCATTAAAG